Proteins encoded within one genomic window of Saccharopolyspora pogona:
- a CDS encoding helix-turn-helix domain-containing protein translates to MTEQPILFGAELRRLRTAAGLSLTRMAALLHYSKGYVSKIETGGKRPTPDFARRCDSILEAGGELANLVPARSSEAPLPEVNGDGEVWLMSLDSGGKSWFRPMDRRQVLAAGAASVLAFGMGGSHAIAEDGTVSTFRTMFDQFRRLGQTASPSVVLPALIAQTHTLRELAARAKPAVSAELLVLGARYAEFAGWMAQESGDNAAALWWTDRAVELADAGQDRSLAAYSLVRRALVTLYQEDALATIDLAQQAQRIATSARIRGLAAQREAQGHALAGAYDACMRSLDRARDLLSAAQPEAGPVLGTANLTDPVAMVSGWCLHDLGRPRDATVILDREVERVPPHALRSQARYGVRRALAHATAGDIDHACTLLVQVLGMVDTVSSATISTDLRRVARVLSRFHTASSVRELQPRLVATLHNQTA, encoded by the coding sequence GTGACTGAACAGCCCATACTGTTCGGGGCAGAGCTTCGAAGACTGCGCACCGCGGCCGGTCTTTCCCTCACTCGAATGGCCGCGCTGCTGCATTACAGCAAGGGCTACGTCAGCAAGATCGAAACCGGTGGGAAACGACCGACACCGGACTTCGCCCGGCGTTGTGATTCCATCCTCGAAGCCGGTGGGGAACTCGCGAACCTGGTTCCCGCGCGGTCTTCCGAAGCGCCGCTGCCCGAGGTGAACGGCGACGGTGAGGTGTGGTTGATGAGTCTCGATTCAGGCGGGAAGAGCTGGTTCCGGCCGATGGACCGGCGGCAGGTGCTGGCGGCGGGTGCGGCCTCGGTGCTCGCCTTCGGCATGGGCGGCAGTCACGCGATCGCCGAGGACGGCACGGTCTCGACGTTCCGCACCATGTTCGACCAGTTCCGCAGGCTGGGGCAGACGGCGAGCCCGTCGGTGGTGCTGCCCGCGCTCATCGCGCAGACCCACACCCTCCGCGAACTCGCCGCCCGCGCCAAACCCGCGGTGAGTGCAGAACTCCTGGTGCTGGGCGCGCGGTATGCCGAGTTCGCGGGTTGGATGGCGCAGGAGTCGGGTGACAACGCGGCCGCCCTGTGGTGGACCGACCGCGCCGTGGAGCTCGCGGATGCAGGACAGGACCGGTCACTGGCGGCATATTCCCTGGTGCGCCGAGCGCTGGTCACTCTGTACCAAGAGGACGCACTGGCGACGATCGACCTCGCCCAGCAAGCCCAACGGATCGCAACGTCCGCCCGCATTCGCGGACTCGCCGCGCAGCGCGAGGCACAAGGCCACGCGCTGGCCGGAGCCTACGACGCCTGCATGCGGAGCCTGGACCGAGCTCGCGATCTGCTCAGCGCGGCCCAGCCCGAAGCCGGACCGGTACTCGGCACAGCGAACCTGACCGACCCGGTCGCGATGGTCTCCGGATGGTGTCTTCACGATCTGGGACGCCCGAGGGATGCGACGGTGATCCTCGACCGGGAAGTCGAACGAGTTCCGCCGCACGCTCTTCGGTCCCAAGCGCGCTACGGCGTCCGCCGCGCCCTCGCGCACGCCACGGCGGGCGACATCGACCACGCCTGCACATTGCTCGTGCAGGTCCTCGGAATGGTCGACACCGTCAGTTCCGCCACCATCAGTACCGATCTCCGGCGCGTGGCCCGCGTGCTCTCGCGGTTCCACACAGCATCCTCGGTGCGTGAGCTCCAACCCAGGCTGGTCGCCACGCTGCACAACCAGACCGCCTGA
- a CDS encoding NAD(P)/FAD-dependent oxidoreductase — protein MSRTVVVIGGGYGGAAVAKALESEADVILIDPRDAFVNAAASLRALTQPGWARNMFFSFKTLLTQGEVIRDRAVSVDTTGVTLASGEYVAADYVVLATGSSYAYPAKPSSDSIGEALDDLRRTHKELLQADEVLILGAGPVGLELAGEIKEVWPDKHVTIADPAEELLPGFTPEVVEDLRGQLEALGVEVRLGTGLAASPSTEAGRAGAFTATTTDGDEITADIWFRAYGTNINSDYLADGKLTTRTPQGQVPVTEFLNVKGHDHVYAVGDITDVAEAKMAAYAMQHAEVVAKNITAQLNGEQPTATYQPPPFPMILLPLGTSGGVGQLPSPDGPVAAPAAMVSEYKGADLFTGRFTKQFGPTA, from the coding sequence ATGAGTCGTACAGTCGTGGTCATCGGCGGGGGCTACGGGGGCGCCGCGGTCGCCAAGGCGTTGGAATCCGAGGCCGACGTCATCCTCATCGACCCCCGGGACGCATTCGTCAACGCGGCCGCATCGCTGCGGGCGCTGACCCAGCCCGGCTGGGCGCGCAACATGTTCTTCTCCTTCAAGACCCTTCTCACGCAGGGCGAGGTGATCCGCGACCGCGCGGTCTCGGTGGACACCACCGGTGTCACCCTGGCCTCGGGCGAGTATGTCGCGGCGGACTACGTGGTCCTGGCCACCGGCTCTAGCTACGCCTACCCGGCCAAGCCCAGCTCCGACTCGATCGGCGAGGCGCTGGACGACCTCCGCCGGACGCACAAGGAACTGCTCCAGGCCGACGAGGTGCTGATCCTCGGCGCCGGCCCGGTCGGCCTGGAACTGGCCGGGGAAATCAAGGAAGTCTGGCCGGACAAGCACGTGACCATCGCCGACCCTGCCGAGGAGCTGCTCCCCGGCTTCACGCCGGAGGTGGTCGAGGACCTGCGCGGCCAGCTCGAAGCGCTGGGCGTCGAGGTCCGCCTCGGCACCGGCCTGGCGGCGTCGCCGAGCACCGAGGCCGGCCGGGCCGGTGCCTTCACCGCCACCACCACCGACGGCGACGAGATCACCGCCGACATCTGGTTCCGCGCCTACGGGACGAACATCAACAGCGACTACCTCGCCGACGGCAAGCTCACGACCCGTACGCCGCAGGGCCAGGTTCCCGTGACCGAATTCCTCAACGTCAAGGGGCACGACCACGTCTACGCGGTCGGCGACATCACCGATGTCGCGGAGGCCAAAATGGCGGCCTACGCGATGCAGCACGCCGAGGTGGTCGCCAAAAACATCACCGCCCAACTGAACGGCGAGCAACCCACGGCCACCTACCAGCCCCCGCCCTTCCCCATGATCCTGCTCCCGCTCGGAACGAGCGGCGGTGTCGGACAGCTGCCCTCTCCCGATGGCCCGGTCGCCGCCCCTGCCGCGATGGTCTCCGAGTACAAGGGCGCGGATCTGTTCACCGGCCGCTTCACCAAGCAGTTCGGCCCCACCGCCTGA
- a CDS encoding sugar-binding transcriptional regulator yields the protein MSTKRQRFRLTDTFTAASIAHRFYTQGRSKLEIAEEFGISRFKVARILSSAQESGLVRIEFDLPVPVDLPLSDEVRAAYGLRRVLVLNRAQSKADQPELRRRIGALAAELLTELATPDDVIGLAWARSVNAMAEAVKSLPKCPIVQLCGVQAGMDMRDRSVETVGRVAAVGGGDAYPIYGPLVLPDRRTTDILRKQPGIVETFDQFQQLTKAVVSIGAWQPGESTVYDALTPSERDSIGRRGATAEIAARLFDENGNALSTGLAHHVLAITHDQLRRVPEVIALGYTEPKAEAIDAVLRSGIVTTLITDAAAVDRILNLAARRPPE from the coding sequence ATGAGCACCAAAAGGCAGAGATTCCGCCTGACCGACACCTTCACCGCGGCCTCGATCGCGCACCGGTTCTACACCCAGGGCCGCTCGAAGCTGGAGATCGCGGAGGAGTTCGGCATCAGCCGCTTCAAGGTGGCGCGAATCCTTAGCTCAGCGCAGGAATCCGGCCTCGTGCGCATCGAGTTCGACCTTCCGGTGCCGGTGGACCTGCCGCTGTCGGACGAGGTCCGCGCGGCCTACGGGCTCCGTCGCGTGCTGGTGCTCAATCGAGCGCAGAGCAAGGCCGACCAGCCAGAGCTGCGGCGCCGGATCGGCGCGCTGGCGGCGGAGTTGCTGACCGAGCTCGCCACCCCGGACGACGTCATCGGCCTGGCCTGGGCGCGTTCGGTGAACGCCATGGCCGAGGCCGTCAAGTCGCTCCCGAAGTGCCCAATCGTGCAACTGTGCGGAGTTCAGGCGGGCATGGACATGCGCGACCGGTCGGTGGAGACGGTGGGCCGGGTCGCGGCCGTCGGCGGCGGCGACGCCTACCCGATCTACGGCCCGCTGGTGCTGCCGGACCGCCGCACCACCGACATCCTGCGAAAGCAGCCGGGCATCGTGGAAACCTTCGACCAGTTCCAACAACTGACCAAAGCGGTGGTGAGCATCGGCGCGTGGCAACCGGGCGAATCAACGGTCTACGACGCGCTGACCCCGAGCGAACGAGACTCGATCGGCCGACGAGGAGCAACGGCGGAGATCGCGGCCCGCCTGTTCGACGAGAACGGCAACGCCCTGTCAACGGGCCTGGCCCACCACGTGCTGGCGATCACCCACGACCAACTCCGCCGGGTCCCGGAAGTGATCGCCCTGGGCTACACGGAACCGAAAGCCGAAGCGATCGACGCGGTCCTCCGCTCCGGCATCGTCACCACCCTCATCACCGACGCCGCAGCAGTTGACCGAATCCTGAACCTGGCCGCCCGGCGCCCGCCCGAGTAG